A genome region from Bradyrhizobium commune includes the following:
- a CDS encoding DUF2336 domain-containing protein, with translation MIVRQFINWIRTAPAGERAEATRALARAWLISDLSRDDRIAAEGALLMLLDDPSPLVRQAMAEAFARSTDAPAAIVRALSADQPSVALPVLEHSPLLIDADLVDIVATGNDEVQCAIARRVALPASVCAAIAEVGCAAAALELIENSCAELAPFSWDRIVERHGHLAAIREAMLVLEDLPAATRAALVAKLSETLAQFVVARNWLSADRAERMTIEARDRSTMNIAARSRGEDMQGLVRHLRITGQLTAGLILRALLSSNLELFDAALAELADLPLARVSALLHDRGGNSLHALLRRAGLPEATFAAFQVALDACHEQGFVDTDDSAARLRRRMVERVLTHCETDRDATEPLMVLLRRFATESAREEARLFCDEVVADDAIDPGYDDLIAA, from the coding sequence ATGATTGTTCGGCAGTTCATCAATTGGATCAGGACTGCGCCCGCCGGTGAGCGGGCCGAGGCGACGCGGGCATTGGCCCGGGCCTGGCTGATCTCAGACCTTTCCCGTGACGACCGCATCGCCGCCGAAGGCGCGCTCTTGATGCTGCTCGACGATCCGTCGCCGCTGGTGCGGCAGGCGATGGCCGAAGCCTTTGCCCGCAGCACCGATGCGCCGGCGGCGATCGTGCGGGCGCTGTCGGCGGACCAGCCGTCCGTCGCGCTGCCCGTGCTCGAACATTCTCCGCTGCTGATCGATGCCGATCTCGTCGACATCGTCGCAACCGGCAATGACGAGGTGCAGTGCGCGATCGCCCGCCGCGTCGCGCTGCCGGCCTCCGTCTGCGCCGCCATCGCCGAAGTCGGCTGCGCGGCCGCGGCGCTCGAGCTGATCGAAAATTCCTGCGCCGAGCTCGCGCCGTTCTCCTGGGATCGCATCGTCGAGCGTCACGGCCATCTCGCTGCGATTCGCGAAGCGATGCTGGTGCTGGAGGACCTGCCGGCCGCAACGCGCGCCGCGCTGGTCGCAAAGCTCTCCGAGACGCTGGCACAATTCGTGGTGGCGCGGAACTGGCTCAGCGCCGACCGCGCCGAGCGCATGACGATCGAGGCGCGTGACCGCTCCACCATGAACATCGCGGCGCGCTCGCGCGGCGAGGACATGCAGGGCCTGGTGCGGCACCTCCGTATCACCGGCCAGCTCACCGCCGGCCTGATCCTGCGCGCGCTGCTCTCGAGCAATCTCGAGCTGTTCGACGCGGCGCTCGCCGAACTCGCCGATCTGCCGCTGGCCCGCGTCTCGGCGCTGCTGCACGACCGCGGCGGCAACAGCCTGCACGCGCTGCTTCGTCGCGCCGGGCTGCCCGAGGCGACGTTTGCGGCTTTCCAAGTGGCGCTCGACGCCTGCCATGAACAGGGCTTTGTCGACACCGACGACAGTGCGGCGCGGCTGCGCCGGCGCATGGTCGAGCGCGTGCTCACCCATTGCGAGACCGATCGCGATGCCACCGAACCGCTGATGGTGCTGCTCCGCCGCTTTGCCACCGAGTCCGCGCGCGAAGAAGCACGGTTGTTCTGCGACGAGGTCGTCGCAGACGATGCGATCGACCCGGGTTACGACGATCTGATCGCGGCGTAA
- a CDS encoding Hpt domain-containing protein, with amino-acid sequence MAKNNAKDIEVKAFATHHVITQPNPLRKVLRRVAEKDMDDPVGRAEQALAGLSGEFKDWMTTEVNRLSAAYDAIRNGGFSKDRRDELFRAAHDIKGDAATFGFPAAAGIAESLCRVIEHAPILEKVPAELFTHHINAILAIVHENTKLDSISVSAELSRRLRKVADDYLADVNRDRPEHLEVILAPSIAPAE; translated from the coding sequence ATGGCGAAGAACAACGCAAAGGACATCGAGGTCAAGGCCTTCGCCACGCATCACGTGATCACGCAGCCGAATCCGCTGCGCAAGGTACTGCGCCGGGTCGCGGAAAAGGACATGGATGATCCGGTCGGCCGCGCCGAGCAGGCCTTGGCGGGCCTCTCCGGCGAGTTCAAGGACTGGATGACGACCGAGGTCAACCGCCTGTCGGCTGCCTACGACGCCATCCGCAACGGCGGCTTCAGCAAGGACCGGCGCGACGAGCTGTTCCGCGCCGCGCACGACATCAAGGGCGACGCCGCGACATTCGGCTTTCCGGCGGCCGCTGGAATTGCCGAAAGCCTGTGCCGCGTCATCGAGCACGCCCCGATCCTCGAGAAAGTGCCGGCCGAGCTGTTCACGCACCATATCAACGCCATCCTGGCCATCGTGCACGAGAACACGAAGCTTGACAGCATCAGCGTCTCCGCCGAGCTCAGCCGCCGTCTGCGCAAGGTCGCCGACGACTATCTCGCCGACGTCAACCGCGACCGCCCCGAGCATCTCGAGGTGATCCTCGCGCCGAGCATCGCGCCGGCGGAGTAA
- a CDS encoding response regulator, whose protein sequence is MFRIDFNKLRFLVCDDNPHMRRILRTLLHSFGAREVYEAEDGATALEMYSHYVPDIVITDWAMPIFDGLELAQMIRQPESKGNPYAPIIMLTGHSEKRRVTVARDAGVTEFLAKPISAKGLYQRILNVVASPRPFIKTKTYFGPDRRRNTASAYMGPERRVGEKHEVLQQPSLLDKARSSI, encoded by the coding sequence ATGTTCCGCATCGACTTCAACAAGCTGCGCTTTCTCGTCTGCGACGACAATCCGCACATGCGCCGCATCCTGCGGACGCTGTTGCATTCGTTTGGCGCGCGCGAGGTCTATGAGGCCGAGGACGGCGCCACCGCGCTCGAAATGTACAGCCACTACGTGCCCGACATCGTCATCACCGACTGGGCCATGCCGATCTTCGACGGGCTCGAGCTCGCGCAGATGATCCGGCAGCCGGAATCCAAGGGCAATCCCTACGCGCCGATCATCATGCTAACCGGCCATTCCGAGAAGCGCCGCGTCACGGTTGCGCGCGATGCCGGCGTCACCGAATTCCTGGCCAAGCCGATCTCGGCCAAGGGCCTCTACCAGCGCATCCTCAACGTCGTCGCCAGCCCCCGGCCCTTCATCAAGACCAAGACCTATTTCGGCCCGGACCGGCGTCGCAACACCGCATCCGCCTATATGGGCCCCGAGCGCCGCGTCGGCGAAAAGCACGAGGTGCTCCAGCAGCCCTCGCTGCTCGACAAGGCCCGCTCCTCCATCTAG
- a CDS encoding NAD kinase, protein MTKPSRYDRIAFVASPSSEAQAAFHQLTAQYGNCDPSEADVVVALGGDGLMLQTLHQHMRSGKPIYGMHRGTVGFLMNEYSAHDLRARLEAAHESEINPLLMRATDANDRVHLHHAINEVYLFRQTSQAARLRILIDERERMPELIADGIIVATPAGSTAYNLSAQGPILPINAALLALTPISAFRPRRWRGALLPNTAYVVIEVLEDDKRPVAAVADHEEVRRVRRVEVLSDRTISMRMLFDPGHSLEERILREQFGY, encoded by the coding sequence ATGACCAAGCCCTCGCGTTACGACCGGATCGCCTTCGTCGCCAGCCCGAGCAGCGAAGCGCAGGCAGCCTTCCATCAGCTCACCGCGCAATATGGCAATTGCGATCCGAGCGAGGCCGACGTCGTGGTCGCGCTCGGCGGCGATGGGCTGATGCTCCAGACGCTGCACCAGCATATGCGTTCAGGGAAGCCGATCTACGGCATGCATCGCGGCACGGTCGGCTTCCTCATGAATGAATACTCGGCGCACGATCTGCGCGCGCGGCTCGAGGCGGCGCATGAATCCGAGATCAATCCGCTGCTGATGCGCGCGACCGATGCCAATGACCGCGTCCATTTGCATCACGCCATCAACGAGGTCTATCTGTTCCGACAGACCTCCCAGGCGGCGCGCCTGCGGATCCTGATCGACGAGCGCGAGCGCATGCCCGAGCTGATCGCCGACGGCATCATCGTGGCGACGCCGGCGGGCTCGACCGCCTACAATCTGTCGGCCCAAGGGCCCATCCTGCCGATCAACGCCGCATTGCTGGCGCTGACGCCGATCAGCGCCTTCCGGCCGCGGCGCTGGCGCGGTGCCCTGCTGCCCAACACGGCCTACGTCGTGATCGAGGTGCTGGAAGACGACAAGCGCCCTGTCGCTGCGGTCGCGGACCACGAGGAGGTGCGCAGGGTCCGGCGCGTCGAGGTCCTGTCCGACAGGACCATCTCGATGCGGATGCTTTTCGACCCCGGCCACAGCCTCGAAGAGCGCATTTTGCGTGAGCAGTTCGGCTACTGA